A genomic stretch from Tribolium castaneum strain GA2 chromosome 6, icTriCast1.1, whole genome shotgun sequence includes:
- the LOC660376 gene encoding short-chain dehydrogenase/reductase family 16C member 6: MHPYVRRTIRATLASLEWLRITTLRVTTRIIELIVLSWLSVYYIAEALILTFTPAFLRRQKTLRGKIVLVTGGAGGVGQELALRLARQKARVVIWDNNEKALEKVREKIESEGYKVHTYPVDVTDRENVYKYADIVKSDIGHIDVLINNAGIVCGQTFLEIPDYMIEKTFKVNILSHYWTTKAFLPNMIKTGKGHIVTIGSLTGLLGTYKCTDYSASKHATIGFHESLLIELKTHGHHQIKMTLVCPYFINTGMFAGCKPRNMNMLEPKDVAKRIITAIRREEVYVTMPAFSRFVLPVKNFIPAKLNWALVYKVIQGPQSMMGMRNFQEVEAA; the protein is encoded by the exons atgcATCCTTACGTCCGTCGAACAATCAG ggCGACTTTAGCCTCGCTCGAGTGGTTGCGCATAACCACCCTTCGTGTAACCACCAGAATTATCGAACTGATTGTTTTGAGTTGGTTGAGTGTTTATTATATTGCCGAAGCTCTGATCTTGACCTTCACGCCGGCGTTTCTTCGTCGGCAGAAAACCCTTCGAGGGAAAATCGTTTTGGTGACGGGAGGTGCCGGTGGAGTAGGTCAAGAGTTAGCCCTGAGACTTGCCAGACAAAAGGCTCGAGTTGTCATTTGGGACAATAATGAAAAAG CTTTAGAAAAGGTGCGTGAAAAAATAGAATCGGAAGGTTACAAAGTTCACACTTATCCTGTGGACGTCACCGATCGCGAAAACGTTTACAAATACGCCGACATTGTAAAATCCGACATAGGCCATATCGACGTCCTCATAAACAACGCCGGAATCGTTTGTGGCCAAACATTCCTCGAAATCCCGGATTATATGATCGAAAAAACGTTCAAAGTGAACATTTTATCGCACTATTGG ACCACTAAAGCCTTTCTCCCCAACATGATCAAGACGGGAAAAGGCCACATTGTCACAATCGGAAGTCTCACCGGACTTTTGGGCACTTACAAGTGCACCGATTACAGTGCCTCCAAACATGCAACGATTGGTTTCCACGAAAGTCTCCTAATCGAGCTCAAA ACGCACGGTCATCATCAGATTAAAATGACGTTGGTTTGCCCGTATTTTATCAACACAGGGATGTTTGCCGGCTGCAAGCCCAGAAACATGAACATGTTGGAACCGAAGGATGTTGCAAAAAGGATAATTACAGCCATTAGGAGGGAGGAAGTCTATGTCACAATGCCGGCTTTCTCGCGGTTTGTCCTCCCCGTCAAAAA cTTCATTCCGGCAAAACTAAACTGGGCCCTCGTTTACAAAGTAATTCAAGGGCCGCAATCTATGATGGGAATGAGAAACTTCCAAGAAGTAGAAGCTGCCTAA